One genomic segment of Micromonospora sp. WMMC415 includes these proteins:
- a CDS encoding aldo/keto reductase has translation MQQRPLGRSGLAVSRLALGTMTWGRDTDADDAAAQLKSYLDAGGNLIDTADVYGDGDAESVIGSLLGTLVPRDELLIATKAGLRPGSGRRRDGSRGHLLRTLDASLRRLGTDHVDLFQVHGYDPDTPLEETLAALDHAVASGRVRYVGVSNFSGWQTARAAAWQTAWPGRAPVVATQVEYSLLERGIEREVLPACEALGLGVLPWSPLGRGVLTGKYRHGRPADSRAASPHFERFVATYLEPRCSSIVEAVATAAGGLGVSPMEVALAWVRDRPGVVAPILGARTVGQLLGVLQVERMTLPDEIVTALDDVSAVEVGYPERDG, from the coding sequence ATGCAACAGCGACCGCTCGGCCGAAGCGGGCTGGCGGTTTCGCGGCTCGCGCTCGGCACCATGACCTGGGGCCGGGACACCGACGCCGACGACGCGGCCGCCCAGCTGAAGAGCTACCTCGACGCGGGCGGCAACCTGATCGACACCGCCGACGTCTACGGCGACGGCGACGCCGAGTCCGTGATCGGCTCCCTTCTGGGCACCCTGGTCCCCCGCGACGAACTGCTGATCGCCACCAAGGCGGGGCTGCGGCCGGGCAGCGGCCGGCGCCGCGACGGCTCGCGCGGGCACCTGCTGCGGACGCTGGACGCCTCGCTGCGCCGGCTCGGCACCGACCACGTCGACCTGTTCCAGGTGCACGGGTACGACCCCGACACGCCGCTGGAGGAGACCCTCGCCGCGCTGGACCACGCGGTGGCCAGCGGGCGGGTCCGCTACGTGGGCGTGTCGAACTTCTCCGGCTGGCAGACCGCCCGGGCCGCCGCGTGGCAGACCGCCTGGCCCGGCCGGGCCCCGGTGGTCGCCACGCAGGTGGAGTACTCGTTGCTGGAACGCGGCATCGAGCGGGAGGTGCTGCCGGCCTGCGAGGCGCTCGGGCTGGGCGTCCTGCCCTGGTCGCCGCTCGGGCGGGGGGTGCTCACCGGCAAGTACCGGCACGGCCGGCCCGCCGACTCCCGGGCCGCGTCGCCGCACTTCGAACGGTTCGTCGCCACCTACCTGGAGCCGCGGTGCTCCAGCATCGTGGAGGCGGTCGCCACCGCCGCGGGCGGTCTCGGGGTCTCCCCGATGGAGGTCGCGCTGGCCTGGGTCCGCGACCGGCCGGGCGTGGTCGCGCCGATCCTGGGCGCCCGCACGGTCGGTCAGCTGCTCGGCGTGCTCCAGGTCGAGCGGATGACCCTGCCGGACGAGATCGTGACGGCGCTCGACGACGTGTCGGCGGTCGAGGTCGGCTACCCGGAACGCGACGGCTGA
- a CDS encoding WXG100 family type VII secretion target produces MSGPAGTAVELWNGLDNALSGVDRAVDGVCRTLAWPLIQLVDLVDGEPAALRAKATEWDALAVEVRELAMGHRGVREAEQAGWRSPAGEAYGTRLAEVEQQLLDVAEHFAATAEYLRGTADALQTVHDVLVDICVEFVNFLLVTLVTALLMAPFTAGASWAAGLALGVTRGMIALARMLKVIRPLAAHLQKVIKLLQRVLYHLRKLRNHLDKLVDKQKALRTGTKYADKRRAAGEADKWFHKFLDPTKGTWKLGKSGSPFDMSAFERLGALRAHGVGDGARVIGRDWATNLPWNIPNSVVHGVTWGSVAVVSGLSVPGMDQVGDQVDQAVRDGADWIDQNVFGQPPATQPAGR; encoded by the coding sequence GTGAGCGGGCCCGCCGGCACCGCCGTCGAGCTGTGGAACGGCCTCGACAACGCCCTGTCCGGCGTGGACCGTGCCGTCGACGGTGTCTGCCGCACCCTGGCCTGGCCGCTGATCCAGCTCGTCGACCTCGTCGACGGCGAGCCGGCCGCGCTGCGCGCCAAGGCCACCGAGTGGGACGCGCTCGCCGTCGAGGTGCGCGAGCTGGCGATGGGCCACCGCGGTGTCCGCGAGGCCGAGCAGGCCGGCTGGCGCTCACCCGCCGGCGAGGCGTACGGCACGCGGCTGGCCGAGGTGGAGCAGCAGCTGCTGGACGTGGCCGAGCATTTCGCCGCCACGGCCGAGTACCTGCGCGGCACCGCCGACGCCCTGCAGACCGTGCACGACGTGCTGGTCGACATCTGCGTCGAGTTCGTCAACTTCCTGCTGGTCACGCTGGTGACCGCGCTGCTGATGGCGCCGTTCACCGCCGGCGCGTCCTGGGCGGCGGGCCTGGCCCTCGGGGTCACCCGGGGCATGATCGCCCTCGCCCGGATGCTCAAGGTGATCCGGCCCCTCGCCGCCCACCTGCAGAAGGTCATCAAGCTGCTGCAACGGGTCCTGTACCACCTGCGCAAGCTGCGCAACCACCTGGACAAGCTGGTCGACAAGCAGAAGGCGCTGCGCACCGGCACGAAGTACGCCGACAAGCGGCGCGCCGCCGGCGAGGCCGACAAGTGGTTCCACAAGTTCCTCGACCCCACGAAGGGCACCTGGAAGCTCGGCAAGTCCGGGTCGCCGTTCGACATGAGCGCCTTCGAGCGTCTCGGCGCGCTGCGGGCGCACGGCGTCGGCGACGGGGCGCGGGTGATCGGCCGGGACTGGGCCACCAACCTGCCGTGGAACATCCCCAACTCGGTGGTGCACGGTGTCACCTGGGGCAGCGTCGCCGTGGTCAGCGGGCTCTCCGTGCCCGGCATGGACCAGGTCGGTGACCAGGTCGACCAGGCCGTGCGGGACGGCGCCGACTGGATCGACCAGAATGTCTTCGGGCAGCCGCCCGCGACGCAACCGGCCGGCCGGTGA
- a CDS encoding YbaB/EbfC family nucleoid-associated protein has protein sequence MSDPLSAFDALAGRIADIQRRFAGLQDDLAELSGTATDDSGLVTATVDAAGELQGVTFAPAALRAGTEELSAMVLAAYRQARSAAAEQLTDRTEGLEATLGAGLGGLFGEPGDFSAQGRRLEEAIERLGRLDGRLPGPPA, from the coding sequence ATGAGTGACCCGCTGTCCGCGTTCGACGCGCTCGCCGGACGGATCGCCGACATCCAACGCCGGTTCGCCGGGCTCCAGGACGACCTCGCCGAGCTCAGTGGCACCGCCACGGACGACTCCGGCCTGGTCACGGCCACAGTGGACGCCGCCGGCGAGCTGCAAGGCGTGACCTTCGCACCCGCCGCGCTCCGCGCCGGCACGGAGGAGTTGTCGGCGATGGTGCTGGCCGCGTACCGGCAGGCCCGCTCGGCGGCGGCGGAGCAGCTCACCGACCGGACCGAGGGGCTGGAGGCGACGCTCGGCGCGGGCCTGGGCGGCCTGTTCGGCGAGCCCGGCGACTTCTCCGCGCAGGGCCGCCGGCTGGAGGAGGCCATCGAGCGGCTCGGCCGCCTGGACGGGCGGCTGCCGGGGCCGCCGGCATGA
- a CDS encoding SseB family protein has translation MTSGWPDLVARLHDTLVRCHRDTDLELTAGDRRLRLMVRRDTVRGECPGYDAQRLAGLGWQPPGAGGGWWFETPRTPRAVRWWSDFALRTAAAVLTDDPDALSCRVASPAASRARPEPAGGGGATPAAGRDGGSAGAGPVAGKPAGGGGGRPGWPAADGAVRERLAAAVGRRDLAGFLAVLAGVVVCVPLTAEPSPERGFPWAVVTDADGAPLLPVFTSPEALTAFAGSGVPFVAVPCAELFADWPDGRWGLAVDAGGPAALTLAAPALTALLAANVPTA, from the coding sequence ATGACCTCGGGCTGGCCCGACCTGGTCGCCCGGCTGCACGACACGCTGGTCCGGTGCCACCGGGACACCGACCTGGAGCTCACCGCCGGGGACCGCCGGCTGCGCCTGATGGTGCGGCGGGACACCGTCCGTGGGGAGTGCCCGGGGTACGACGCGCAACGGCTGGCCGGTCTCGGCTGGCAGCCGCCCGGCGCGGGGGGCGGCTGGTGGTTCGAGACGCCGCGTACCCCGCGCGCGGTGCGCTGGTGGAGTGACTTCGCGCTGCGGACCGCGGCGGCGGTGCTGACCGACGACCCGGACGCGCTCTCCTGCCGGGTGGCATCACCGGCCGCTTCCCGGGCGCGTCCCGAACCGGCGGGCGGCGGCGGGGCGACGCCCGCTGCGGGCCGGGACGGCGGCAGCGCCGGCGCCGGGCCGGTGGCCGGGAAGCCCGCCGGCGGAGGTGGCGGGCGGCCCGGGTGGCCGGCGGCGGACGGGGCGGTCCGGGAGCGCCTGGCGGCGGCCGTCGGACGCCGGGACCTGGCCGGTTTCCTGGCGGTGCTCGCCGGGGTGGTGGTGTGCGTGCCGCTCACGGCGGAGCCGTCCCCGGAGCGGGGCTTTCCCTGGGCGGTCGTCACCGACGCCGACGGGGCGCCGCTGCTCCCGGTGTTCACCTCGCCGGAGGCGCTGACCGCGTTCGCCGGGTCGGGGGTGCCGTTCGTGGCCGTACCCTGTGCCGAGCTGTTCGCGGACTGGCCGGACGGGCGGTGGGGGTTGGCGGTGGACGCCGGTGGCCCGGCGGCCCTCACGCTGGCCGCGCCGGCCCTGACCGCGCTGCTGGCGGCGAACGTCCCCACCGCGTGA
- a CDS encoding DUF5703 family protein: MDYEYAPLRLPPNVDRLTAAAQLAIQAEFSGWELARVRLFRDGTRQVMLRRRRINQPQPGLSY, from the coding sequence ATGGACTACGAATACGCGCCGCTGCGGTTGCCGCCGAATGTCGACCGGTTGACCGCCGCGGCGCAGCTGGCGATCCAGGCGGAGTTCTCCGGCTGGGAGTTGGCCCGGGTGCGGCTGTTCCGGGACGGTACGCGGCAGGTGATGTTGCGCCGTCGCCGGATCAACCAGCCGCAGCCGGGCCTGTCGTACTGA
- a CDS encoding M20/M25/M40 family metallo-hydrolase, which translates to MTTDAAPVHPSPTDEVVDLCRDLLRIDTTNTGDNDTSAGERRAAEYVAEKLAEVGVESVLHESAPGRANVVARIPGADPGRPALLVHGHLDVVPADADEWSVHPFSGEQRDGYLWGRGAIDMKDFDAMALAVVRHWQRTGVRPPRDIVLAYTADEEAGSDYGAHFLVERHADLFEGCTEAIGEVGGFSYSVDENRRLYLIETAQKGIDWLRLHAKGRPGHGSMVHDDNAVTALAEAVARVGRHRFPVVMTDTVRAFLEQVSEVLGIELDPDDPETAIAKLGPIANIIGATIRNTANPTRLAAGYKDNVIPGRATATIDCRSLPGQSELLEQQLRELVGPDIAIEYVQRQPALETTFDGDLVAAMSAALRAEDPGARPVPYMLSGGTDAKAFSQLGIRCFGFAPLRLPADLNFSALFHGIDERVPVDGLQFGVRVLDRFLRTC; encoded by the coding sequence ATGACGACCGACGCCGCCCCCGTCCACCCCTCGCCCACCGACGAGGTCGTCGACCTCTGCCGCGACCTGCTGCGCATCGACACCACCAACACCGGTGACAACGACACCAGCGCCGGTGAGCGCCGCGCCGCCGAGTACGTGGCGGAGAAGCTCGCCGAGGTCGGCGTGGAGTCGGTCCTCCACGAGTCGGCCCCGGGCCGGGCGAACGTGGTCGCCCGCATCCCCGGCGCCGACCCGGGCCGTCCCGCCCTGCTCGTGCACGGCCACCTCGACGTGGTGCCCGCCGACGCCGACGAGTGGTCGGTGCACCCGTTCTCCGGCGAGCAGCGCGACGGCTACCTGTGGGGCCGGGGCGCGATCGACATGAAGGACTTCGACGCGATGGCGCTCGCGGTGGTGCGGCACTGGCAGCGCACCGGCGTCCGCCCGCCCCGGGACATCGTGCTCGCGTACACCGCCGACGAGGAGGCCGGCAGCGACTACGGCGCGCACTTCCTGGTGGAGCGGCACGCGGACCTCTTCGAGGGCTGCACCGAGGCGATCGGTGAGGTCGGCGGCTTCTCGTACTCGGTTGACGAGAACCGGCGGCTCTACCTGATCGAAACCGCCCAGAAGGGCATCGACTGGCTGCGCCTGCACGCGAAGGGCCGCCCCGGCCACGGCTCGATGGTGCACGACGACAACGCCGTCACGGCCCTCGCCGAAGCCGTCGCCCGGGTCGGCCGGCACCGCTTCCCGGTCGTCATGACCGACACGGTGCGCGCCTTCCTGGAGCAGGTGTCCGAGGTGCTCGGCATCGAGCTGGACCCGGACGACCCGGAGACCGCCATCGCCAAGCTCGGCCCGATCGCCAACATCATCGGCGCGACCATCCGCAACACCGCCAACCCGACCCGCCTCGCCGCCGGGTACAAGGACAACGTGATCCCGGGGCGGGCCACCGCCACCATCGACTGCCGCAGCCTCCCCGGCCAGTCCGAGCTGCTGGAGCAGCAGCTGCGCGAGCTGGTCGGCCCGGACATCGCCATCGAGTACGTCCAGCGCCAGCCGGCGCTGGAGACCACCTTCGACGGCGACCTGGTGGCGGCGATGTCCGCGGCGCTGCGCGCCGAGGACCCGGGAGCCCGGCCGGTGCCGTACATGCTCTCCGGCGGCACCGACGCGAAGGCGTTCTCGCAGCTCGGGATCCGCTGCTTCGGTTTCGCGCCGCTGCGGCTGCCGGCCGACCTGAACTTCTCCGCGCTGTTCCACGGCATCGACGAGCGGGTTCCGGTGGACGGGCTACAGTTCGGCGTGCGGGTTCTCGACCGGTTCCTCCGCACCTGCTGA
- a CDS encoding hemerythrin domain-containing protein produces the protein MTVPLPPLPPTGEDEHYRPGGRSVADIVDGEHRQLCELVRRLTDPDPGSAPEGGLDVLTAALSRHLSAEEQYLLPAVRAARPADTERVDRVIEADGVLLAALKGLTADGLADVAERVRRHVEEVGALVRGLREVATTEELIRLGNRLEIAEEAAPTRPHPGTPATPPWNRIVEPAVGVVDKLRDAVTGRPTYLGDLSGRTPE, from the coding sequence ATGACCGTTCCCCTGCCCCCGCTGCCGCCCACCGGCGAGGACGAGCACTACCGGCCGGGCGGGCGCAGCGTCGCCGACATCGTCGACGGGGAGCACCGGCAGCTGTGCGAGCTGGTGCGGCGGCTGACCGACCCCGACCCGGGTTCGGCCCCCGAGGGGGGTCTGGACGTGCTCACCGCGGCGCTGTCCCGGCACCTGTCCGCCGAGGAGCAGTACCTGCTGCCGGCCGTCCGGGCGGCCCGCCCCGCGGACACCGAGCGGGTCGACCGGGTGATCGAGGCGGACGGGGTGCTGCTCGCGGCGCTCAAGGGGCTGACGGCGGACGGGCTCGCCGACGTCGCCGAGCGGGTGCGCCGGCACGTCGAGGAGGTGGGCGCGCTGGTGCGGGGCCTGCGGGAGGTGGCCACCACCGAGGAGCTGATCCGGCTGGGCAACCGCCTGGAGATCGCCGAGGAGGCGGCGCCGACCCGGCCCCATCCGGGTACCCCGGCCACCCCGCCGTGGAACCGGATCGTCGAGCCGGCCGTCGGCGTCGTGGACAAGCTGCGCGACGCGGTGACCGGGCGGCCCACGTACCTGGGCGATCTGTCGGGGCGGACACCC